In uncultured Desulfovibrio sp., the genomic stretch TTCCACGGCCATGTTGGCCCAGCCGCCCAGCACCTTCTGGCAGGAGGCCGCCTGTTCGCGGGCCGAACCGTCGCCGGGCTTTACGGCAAAGATTGTGGAGCCAAGGCCCACCTGCTTGAGGTCGGCTGCGCCCTGCAATACATCAAGACCGCACACGGCAAAGAGCCCCCGCGCCTTGGCAAGCAACTCCGCATTGGCGGGATTGGCGAGGCGGGCGGCTTCCATGGCGTTAACAGCCTTGGCGCGTCCCACATAGCCGGGATCCTTGCGGGAAAGCGTGTATTCCGCCAGCTTGAGCGGATTGGAACGCAATGACGAAGTTTCGCCGGAGGGGATCAGCTCGTCCGTGGTGGTGACCGGGTCGGTGATCACGCTTACCACCTGCAAGAGCAGATGTTCGGGCAGGGGGCTCATGCTCGGCCAGTCGGCAATGTTGGGGCCGCGCACGAGCTGGGCTTCGGGTTCCGCCTTGCCAAAGCCGTTGTACACGCGGCTGTGGTAGATGAGCGGCTCAAAGGAGTAGGAAAGATCGACATTGGCCAGCGTGGGCGCAGACCAGTCAAGCTCGGTTGCCGGGGTAAGGCGGCCGCCATTGGCCGCAGTGGCGGCGATGGAGCGGGCGTCCATGAGGGCCACCGTGGAAACCTGCCCGTTGGAAGGCTTGGAGCCTTCGCGGTTGGGGAAGTTGCGGGTGGTGTGGCGGATGGAGAGCGCCCCGTGGGCCGGGGTATCGCCAGCGCCGAAACAGGGGCCGCAGAAGGCCGTCTTCATCACCGCGCCTGCAAGCATAAGTTTGGCGGTTGCGCCGTTTTTGACGAGCGCAAGGCCCTGCGGTTCGCTGGCGGGGTACACGGCCAGATTGAAGGCCTGATTGCCCGTGGATTTGCCGTCCAGGATGGCGGCAGCCAGGGCGATATTTTCAAAATTGCCGCCAGCGCAGCCAGCAATAATGCCCTGATCCACCCACACGCCGCCATCGCGCACCTTGGCGCGCATGTTCAGACCCTTGGCCGCATCGCCAAACTGGCGTTGGGCTTCGGCTTCCACTTCGGCCAGCAGTTCGGCCCCGTGCTTGGCAACTTCGGCCACGGGGTACACGTTGCTGGGGTGGAAGGGCAGGGCGATCATGGGCACAATCCTGCTCAGATCAACGCGGATAAGGCCATCGTAGCAAGCCGGGCCTTCAAGCCTCAGCTCGGCGTAGTCGCCCGCGCGGCCGTGCATGGTCATGTAGTCGCGCACCTTTTCGTCCGTGGTCCAGATGGACGACAGACAGGTGGTTTCCGTGGTCATGACGTCAATGCCGCAGCGGTATTCCACGGAAAGACCCGCCACGCCGGGGCCCATGAATTCCATGACCTTGTTCTTCACAAAGCCGTTTTTGAACACCGCGCCAATGATGGCAAGGGCCACGTCCTGCGGGCCAACACCGGGGCGGGGCGTGCCTTCAAGCCACACAGCCACCTTTTGCGGGTTGGTCACATCGTAGGTCTTGCCAAGCAGCTGCTTGACCAGTTCCGGCCCGCCTTCGCCAATGGCCATTACGCCCAGCGCGCCGTAGCGGGTGTGGCTGTCTGATCCAAGGATCATGCCGCCGCACTTGGTCATCATTTCGCGCACATACTGGTGGATGACCGCCAGATGCGGGGGCACAAAGATGCCGCCGTACTTGCGGGCAGCGGAAAGACCGAAGAGATGGTCGTCTTCATTGATGGTGCCGCCCACGGCGCACAGGCTGTTGTGGCAGTTGGTCAGCGCGTATGGGACAGGGAATTCCTTGAGTCCGCTGGCGCGGGCCGTCTGCACAATACCCACATAGGTGATGTCGTGCGAGGCCATGGCGTCAAAACGGATGCGCAGCACGTTGTCGTCCGTGCCGGTATTGTGCGCCGCCAGAATGCGGGCGGAAAGACTGTTTTTGCGGGCGGCTTCGATATCCACGCCCTTGGCGCGGGCTTCTTCAGCCATGCTTATGCCGTTGGCGTCAATCACCACAGAACTGTTCACAATTTCGATCATGGCAGACCTTCAGGGGTTTGCGGGTCGCTGGCGCGACGCGGGTTAGCGAGCTTGCGCCGTGGCCAGTTTGAGGCCAAAGGCTATGAACACAAGGCCAGTGCAGCGCTGCATCCACTTCTGAAAACGGCTGTTCTCAAAGATGTGCCGGATGCGGCCCAACATATAGGCCAGCGGCACATACCAGAACAGACACAGTCCAGACATGATGCTGCCCAGGGTGAGAAACTGCGGGGCAAGCGGTGCGTGGGGATCCATGAACTGGGGGAGAAAAGTCAGAAAAATCAGCACAGCCTTGGGATTCAGCGCATTGGTCAGAAAGCCCTGGCCGAAGAAGTGCAGCCATTGGCGCAACGTCAGACGTTGCACTGACCGGGCGGGATTCGGCTCCTGCGCCGTTTTAACTACCGCCGCGCTTACAGGCTGGCCAGCACGTTGCCCGGCGCGTATGGCCTGAATGCCCAGCCACACCAGATAGGCCGCGCCCACATATTTGAGGATGCTGAACCACAGCACGGACTGGGCGATGATGGCCGAAATGCCCAGCATGGCTGCCGTGGTGTGCACACAGATGCCAAGGGCCACGCCCACTGCCGCGGCCTGCCCCTGCGGGCGACCATTCATGAGCGAAATTTTGGCAATAAGCGCAAAATCCGGCCCCGGCAACATTACCAGAATGGCGGCCATGGGCACAAAGAGCAGCAGAGTATCCAGTGAAATCATGGTGTAGTCCTTCATTCAAGCCAGAGCAGGAGAAATAAAAGGAGTACCTTGCGGTTGCGCCCGTCAGTCGGTTGACCTCCGAACAGAGCCGTAAAGACACTCCTTTTCTTCATATTCTACCTTCAAGAATATGCATCTGGCCGGGCAATTGGCCGTATGACTAGCCATGCAGCTGGCCCGCGCAGCATGCAGAAGTAAAGCCCGTAACCTTTCGGCCACGGGCTAACATATCTCTACAGATTTGCACCTATGATTTCGCCGAACTCCACGCAGCCCACAGTGCGCGAACCGGGCACCTGAGCGGCGAGGTCTTCGGTCACGGCCTTGGCGGCAATGGCCTTGCTCACGGCATTGCGGATGCGCTCGGCTGCCTTGGGCACGCCGATGTGTTCAAGCATCAGCGCGCCGCACAAAATGACGCTGCCGGGGTTGGCCTTGTCCTTGCCCGCAATGGTGGGGGCAGTGCCGTGGGTGGCTTCGTAAAAGGCCAGGGTGTCCGACATGTTGACGCCGGGGGCCAGCCCAAGGCCGCCCACCTGCGCCGCCAGCGCGTCAGAGATGTAGTCGCCGTTGAGGTTGGGCGTGGCAAGAATCTGGTACTGCTCGGGGCGCAGCAGGGCCTCCTGGAACATGGCGTCTGCAATGCGGTCTTTGACCACCAGACGACCAGCCACGGGTTCTTTTTCCGTGCAGGTCAGGTCGCCAAATTCCTGCGCGGCCACATCGTAGCCCCACTGGCGGAAGGCGCCTTCAGTGAACTTCATGATATTGCCCTTGTGCACAAGGGTGAGGCTCTGCTGCTTCTGGTCCAGGGCAAAGCGAAGGGCGCGACGCACCAGACGCTTGGAGCCAGCCTCGGTCATGGGTTTGATGCCCACTGCGGCGGTATCGTCCACCTTGTTCACGCCCAGTTCCTCGCGCAAAAAGGTGATAAGCTTGCGGGCCTCGGGGGTCCCGGCGGCAAATTCCACACCGGCGTAAACGTCTTCGGTATTTTCGCGGAAAATGACCATGTTGACGCGCTCGGGGTGTTTGACGGGAGTTTCAAGCCCTTCAAAGTGACGCACCGGGCGGATGCATGCGTAGAGATCAAGCCCCTGGCGCAAAGCCACGTTGAGGCTGCGGATACCCGTGCCCACGGGGGTGCCGAGGGGGCCCTTCATGGCAAGCTCTGCGCTACGCAGGGTCTGCATGGTTTCTTCCGGCAGGGGAGAGCCAGTTTCTTTCACGGCCTTGTCGCCCGCCAGCAGCTCTGTCCACTCCAGATTGATGCCGGTATTTTCGGCAGCAAGGGCAGCTTCAATGACAGGGCGCGCGGCCTTCCAGATTTCGGGGCCAATGCCATCGCCTTCGATCCAGTAGATTCTCTTGTTCATGGAATTTCCTTACCTTAGTCGTTGTCGCTGTCGTCTGCTGCCGCCACTTCCTGCTGGAGCGCACGCGCGCGTTTGAGGAGCAGTTCAAGCTGGATGTCCACGCCAATGACGCCCACGATGTTGTCCTTGTCATCCGTCACCGCGCATGAAACGGTGATGATGAGCTTGCTCGTGAAGTGCGACTGGTACACATCCATGATGTGCAGGTCGCCGGTTTTCATGGGCATCTTGAACCATTCGCGCTCCGAAAAATCGTAGCCGATGGGCAGAGCCTCGTAGGTTTCCTTGTAGACCGGGTCGGTAATGGCCGAGCAGCGCAGCTTGCCCTGGTCGTCTGTGAGGTAGCAATACTGGATAAAGGGGAATTCGCGCACAAATTCGTCAAGCCGCGCGCAGGCATGCTTGCTGAGATCCAGCAGATCCTTGCTGCGGGCAAGGCGAATGATGATGTTGGCCGAAAGTTCGCCAGCCAGCTGCTTCATGTGGTCGTATTCGGAGGCGAAGAGTTCGGGCATAAAGCGCTGTACCAGGGCTTCCATTTCTTCGTGCGAGAAGCTGGTGGTGCGGCCCGTTTCTTCGTACACGGCCATGATGGCGTCGTATATCTGGCCCACGGCAGGGTGCTTTTTGGAGACCTGCTGGTCGTTGGGCAGATTGAGGTTGGCGTTGATCCAGTAGGCAACGCCCGCGCGGCCCGTCTTGTCGGTAATGATGATGGGCACCGGGCGGCCAAGCAGATGCTTGGTGTCGAAGATGTTGTATATCTCTTCGTTCTTGGCCAGGCCGTCGGCGTGCACGCCCGCGCTGGTGGCGTTGAAGTCGCGGCCCACAAAGGGATAGTTGTGGGGAATGCGGTAGTGCAGTTCTTTTTCAAAGAAATCGGCAACTTCGCTCAGAATCGTGGTGTCTGCGGCGGCATCGTCGCCCGTAAGCGAAATGTATTCCACCAGCAGGGCTTCCAGCGGGGTGTTGCCCGTGCGTTCGCCAAAGCCGAACAGTGTGCCGTTGACCGCGCCGCAGCCGTAGAGCCATGCGGTGACGCCGTTGACCAGCACCTTGTGGAAGTCGTTGTGTCCGTGCCATTCAAGCCACTGACCGGGAACGCCGGCCTCGTCCGTAAAGCAGCGCACAATGCGCTGCACCGAGCGGGGTAGCGCCGCACCAGGGTAGGGGACGCCGTAGCCCATGGTGTCGCACAGGCGGATTTTGACCGGCATGCCGCTCTGGCGCGAAAGCTCCATGAGACGTTGGGCCAGGGGCAGGCAGAAGCCGTAAATATCGGCTCTGGTCACGTCTTCAAAGTGGCAGCGGGGGATGATGCCCCATTCCAGCGCCTGCTCGGCCATGCCCACATACATGTCCATGGCCTGCTGGCGGGTTTTGCCCAGCTTGAGAAAAATATGGTAGTCCGACACGCTGGTGAGCATGCCGGTTTCGTCAAATTCCATGTCGCGCGCAAGCTTGAGGTCTTCCTTGGTGGCGCGTATCCAGGCGGTCACACGCGGAAAGCGGTAGCCTCTGGCGCGGCATACATCAATGCACTTGCGGTCTTTGGCCGAGTACAGAAAAAATTCCGAAGCCGTGATGAGTCCTGTTTTTCCGCCGAGTCGGTGCAGAAAATCGAACATCTTTGCCACTTGCTTGACCGTATAGGGGGGGCGGGCCTGCTGGCCGTCGCGAAAGGTCGTGTCGGTAATGCGCATTTGATCTGCCGGTCGGGGGGACAGCAGAACCTCGTCAAACGAGGTGCGGCAAACGCTGGTGTAAGGGAAAAGCTCACGGTAGAGCTGCGGTTTTTCCGGCTCCTGCATGACCAGGGTACGGCTGCCTCCAGTTTGGTGAATAATGTTGCTCATTGGGTGTCCGCCCTGCTAGCGCTATGCGCGTGGTAAAAATTGTTGCCGTAAGCCGCTAAGATAGCGGTTTATAGCCCTTGCGTCCAGTATATCTGGTGCTGCGCCCCCGGCGGCACTTGCCAGAAGGCCAAAAATAAAGGAATGTCTTTGGCTGCAAGCGCGGCGGTCTATGGGAGAGCGGACGCGCTTTTTCTGAAGGAGCGGGCATGTCTGATTGTGTGCGCTACCCGGCGCCGGGTTGCGTGGTGGAATATATGGAAGGCAATGCCGTGCAGATTGCCCTGGTCACTGAAGAGGTCGGGGGCAGGCTGCGGCTACTGTTACCCAACAGAAGGGAAACCCGGCTCAATTCTTCGCGCCTGCTGCCCTGGATAGGGCCCATGCACGGGGCGGATATGGGGCGGGAAGACGCAGTGCGCGTGCTTGAAGCGCACAGACAAAACCGCGAAGATATGGCCGTCCAGATCCCCGTCATGGACGTGTGGGAACTCGCCCAGGGCGAAGTGGAAGCGGCCCCGGCAAGCTGGTTTGCCGAGCTTTTTGAAAGCGACCCCACCACCGATCATGTGGCTGCCTATGGCCGCGCCCTGCTGGCCTGCAAAAGTCATTTTCGTTTTCAGCCCCCGGATTTTCAGGTTTTTTCAGCCGACATGGTTGAAAAACGCATGGCCGAGGAGAAAATCCGCCTTGAGCGCGAATCGCTTATTGCAGGCGGAGCCGCCTTTCTGCGCCTTCTGTGGGATGTTGCCTGCCGCAAGCGCGAGCTGCCCCAGCCCCCGCGCGAGGGCGCTGCCCTTGGCGAATGGCCCTCGCAGGAAGTGGCAGAGCGCCTAGAAGAAGTTCTTTTTTCCCGCATGATTGATCCTGAAAGTCAGGAATGGGAAAACATCTGGCGCACCCTGAGCAAGGGCATGCCGGATGTGCCGCATCTGCCCCTGCAACTGCTGGTGGCCTGGGGCAAGGTGCCACCGCACTATAATTTCTGGCTTGACCGCGCGGGCTATGCCTCGGGCGATACTTGGTGGCAGGCTTGCGCCGACGAGGTTGAATCCCTTGCCGCCGCAGGGCGCGACCCCCAGGCAGCCCTTGCCAAGAACGGACAGCCAGGCAGTCTTGATGTTTGCGATCTGCCCTGCATCAGCATAGACAGCGCAACCACGCGCGATGTGGACGATGCCTTTCATGTGGAGGCGGAGGGCGACGGCTGGGCCCTGACCCTCATGCTGGCCTGCCCCTCGCTGTTCTGGAATTTTGGCGGACCGCTGGACAAGATGGTGCTGCACCGCGGCACCAGTATCTATCTGCCGGAAGGCGACTGCCACATGCTGCCCGAAGTGCTGGGCACGGACGCCTATTCGCTGCTGGCTGGCCAGACGCGCCCCGCCCTGAGCGTGCTCGTGCATGTGGCGGCGGACGGCACCCTTGGCGAGTGCGAGATTTCGGTTGTGCAGACCAGCCTTGCCGCTAACCTGACCTATGTGGACAGTCAGGCTGTGCTTGACGCGCAGGCCGCAGGCGAACCCCTGCCGCAGAACGCGGCCACGCCCTATGCCGAACAGCTGCGTCTGGGCCTTGAACTTGCCCGTCAGCGGCAGACCGCCCGCATCGCGGACGGCGCGGTAATCATGGACAGGCCCGACCCTGTCATACGTCTTGAGGGCGAAGGGGCAGATGTGCGCGTGGAAGTTGGGCTGGATTATCAGGCCTCGGACGCGCAGATGCTGGTGGCGGAAATGATGATTCTTGCCAGCGCCGCTGTGGCCCAGTGGGCCGCGGACCAGGGCGTCGCCATGCTGCACCGCGTGCAGGATGTGGCCCTGCCCAGAGAATACGCGGGCATCTGGACGACGCCGCAGGACATGACGCGCATCATGCGCGCGCTCACGCCCTCAGGCCTTGAGGTGCAGGCCCGGCCCCACGCGGCCCTCGGGCTTGCGCGCTACACCCCTGTGACCTCGCCGCTCAGGCGTTATCCCGATCTTGTCAACGAAGAACAGTTGGTGCATTTTTTCCGTACTGGCGCGCCGCGCTGGACAGAAGCCGAGCTGACAGACCTGCTCAACGTGCTTTCGCCCGCACTGGACGCGGCGGGGCAGGTGCAGCGCTTCCGCCCGCGCTACTGGAAGCTGCTCTTCTTCCGCCAGAAGGGCGACAAAGTCTGGTGGAACGGCGTCATCACTGAAGAAAACGATGCTTTTATTACCGTGAGCCTGCCTGACCAGGGTATGTTTGTACGCGGTAAAAGGCGGCTCTTTGACGAGCGCTCGCACCCCGGCCTTGCCGTGGACGTGCGTATCGGCAAGGTGCAGCCCCTGTATAATGAAATCATGATTCTGGAAGCGGTTACGGCGGGCTAGACCAGCCTTTCGCTTCAGTCGGGCTGCGTCCCTCTTGGCCTGCGTGCCGACAGGTATTTGCGCTGCCATGTAAGATTGTGTTTTTAAGAGGACTTTTGGGGTTTTCGGGCATATCTGCCCGTATTTTCAGAGGCTTGCAGCGGAGAATTATATGCTGGAAGTATTGTGGATTGCTCTGGCCTATGTGCTTGGTTCTGTGCCGTGGGGCCTTGTTATCGCCAAGACCTTTTGCCGCATAGACCCGCGTGAAAGCGGCAGCCGCAGCACCGGGGCCACCAATGTGGCCCGCCTGTGCGGCTTTGGCTGGGGTGTGGCAACCCTTGCGTGCGACGTCTGCAAGGGGGCTGTGCCCGTGTGGCTGGCCTTTCGCATCAATCCCTCGCCCGTATTTGTGAGCGTGGTGGGCCTGGCCTGCGTGCTTGGGCACGTTTTTTCGTGCTTCATGAAGTTCAAGGGCGGCAAGGCTGTTGCCACCAGTATTGGCGTGTTCCTCCCCCTGGCTTTCTGGCATCTGCTGGCGGCCTCGGCCCTGTGCTGCCTTGTTATCTGGCGCAGCGGCTTTGTTTCGCTGGGTTCGCTCACGCTGGTCGTGGCGCTGGCCGTGGCGCTGGCCGTTACCGGCCAATGGGCCTGGCTGCCTTTGGCCCTGTGCGTGTGCGCCGTGGTGGTCTGGAAGCACAAGGAAAACATCGCCCGACTGCGTGCAGGAACAGAAAACAGCTGGCTCAAGGGCAAGCATTCGGAAAAACAGGAAGACAAGGGATAGCCTGGCTTTCCCGCAGATTTCGGCAATGTTGCGGCCCTCTGTGCCGCCATTGTCACAGCCACAAGCGCCCCTGGCCGCAAAGTGTTTTTGCAGACCAGAGGTGAGGATGGGGATTGCAAAGCCCCTTCCTGATGTCATTATCAAGGAGTTTCTCTCATGGCGCATGCGGATTTTCCGGCCTATCGCGGCCGCATGGAGTATGTTTGTCTTGACTGCGGCGCGCGTCATCCCGGCGACAGCCTGCTGTACACCTGCCCGCAGTGCGGCGGCGTGTTTCTGCTGGAAAACCTGGATTTCGACAAACTGAAAGAACGCAGCGGCGCAGAGTGGCGCGAGCTTTTTGACGCCCGCTCCGCCAGCCGCAGCACCGCGCTTCGGGGGATATTCCGTTTTTACGAGCTGCTTGCTCCCCTGCTGGACGAAGACGATATCGTGTATCTGGGCGAAGGCATCACGCCGATTATTGAAGCGGCCCCGGCCCTGCGCGACCGCGTGGGCGTGCCCTTTGCCTACAAGAACGACGGTCAGAACCCCAGCGCGTCCTTTAAGGATCGCGGCATGGCCTGCGCGTTCAGCTACCTCAAGTGGCTGTGCCGCCGCAACAAATGGGACGAAGTGCTGACCGTGTGCGCCTCCACTGGTGATACCTCGGCGGCGGCGGCCCTCTACGCCTCGTATGTGGGCGCGCCCCTCAAGAGCGTGGTGCTTCTGCCCCACGGCAAGGTGACACCCCAGCAGCTTTCGCAGCCGCTTGGCAGCGGAGCAACCGTGCTTGAGCTGCCCGGCGTGTTTGACGACTGCATGAAGGTGGTCGAGCTGCTGGCAGAAAATTACCGCGTGGCCCTGCTCAATTCCAAGAACAGCTGGCGCATCCTCGGGCAGGAATCCTACGCGTATGAAACAGCCCAGTGGTACGGCTGGGACATGACTGATCTGTGCCTCTTTGTGCCCATCGGCAATGCGGGCAACGTCACGGCCATCATGTGCGGATTTTTGAAAATGCTGGAGCTCGGCATCATCTCCTCGCTGCCCCGCGTATTCGGCGTCCAGTCCGAGCATGCCGACCCGGTGTGGCGTTATTACGATGCGCCCAAGGATGCCCGCCACTGGCAGCCCGTAACCGTCACGCCCAGCGTGGCGCAGGCCGCCATGATCGGCAACCCCGTTTCATTCCCGCGTGTGCGCAAGCTGGCGGAGGTATTTATCGAAAAAGGCGGCGAAGGGGCCTTTCAGGTGGTGCGCGTGACCGAACAGCAGATCATGGACGCCATGATTGTTGCCAATCGTCACGGCCATATTGCCTGCACCCAGGGCGGAGAATGCCTTGCTGGCCTCATGAACGCCAAGGCCCTTGGCCTGATCAGCGACAAGGAGCATGCCGTGCTTGACGCGACGGCCCATGCGCTCAAGTTCGCTGGTTTTCAGGACATGTATTTTAACGACTCCTTCCCGCCGGAATACGGCGTCACGCCAGACAAGAGTCTGGCCAACAAGCCGGAACTGCTCCTGCCCGAAAGTGCCCGTCAGGGGCGTGAAGTGGCCGAATTTGCCCGCATGGGGGCGGATGCCGTGGCTGGACGACTTTCTTTACAAAAAAAGTAAAGTTTATATTTTAGAAGCCGATAATCAAAGAAGCGGCAGCGCAGATCTGTTGCGCTGCCGCTTCTTTTTTGCTGTGCGGAATGCCGCCCCTGCTCTGGTACGTAGATTGCGTGGTATTTGAAGAATTGCCGCGTTGCGGGCTGCATGGCGTGATCTCTTGGGGAATTATCATCCTCCCGAAATGGGAGGTGCCGCATATGAATCCCCAAGGATCAATGTGCTAAGATGATAGGTTTATTACGCAAAGGATGTTTTTATGTTTTCACGCAGTATCAGGACTGCCATGTTGCTGGTCATCAGCATTGTGGTACTGGCGGTGCAGTCGGCTCTGGTTGTTGTCGTAACGCGCATGGGGGATGAGGCGAACCTTAAGGCGAGCACTCACGAAATGGATCTCACCGCGGACACGGTAAGCAAATCCCTGGGCGATTTTGGAACACAGCTCAGCATGTTCATAAACGGAGTTTCCAAACCGCCGCGACTGCGTGAATTTCTGCTTACGGGCGAAGACAAAAAAGGCGCGGAAGTTTTTCTTGCCGCCATGTCGCAAGCCGCGCCCGAAATAAATACGCTCTATCTGTTTGATGCCTCGGGCAAGCAGGTTATTCTGTGTGCTCAGGGCAAACTGGGCAAGGTTAACGATCTGGCGGAGCGCGAGTACATAAAGACCGCACTGGCTGGCAAGGCGGGTTACAGTTCTGCCCCGCTCAGGAGCATTGCCACGGGCAAGCTCATAGTCAGCGTCACTACGCCCATTTTTGACGACAAAGGAAAAGTGGTTGGAGGTGTTGGCATGTCCTACGACATAGACACCCTGACCAAAAACCTCAAGGGCATAACCATAGGTAAAACTGGCCGTGTCATTGTGGTTTCGCCCGAGGGCGTTGTGATCAGCCATGTGGACAGCGAGCTTATTCTCAAGGATATGGCCGGGGAACCGGGCGTCAGTGAAATGGTCAAGGCTGATTCCGGCAATGGCGTGGAATTTATGCGTAACGGCGAGAAACGCATGCTGGCGTGGGATGTGGCCCCCAACTGGAACTGGCGCGTGGGCGTGACAGTGAGCCGTGATGAAATAGAGGCCCCTGCCCATGAGCAGCGTAACGTTATGCTGGTGGTGGGCTTTATCACTATTCTGTCTCTGGTGGGCATTTGTCTGTTTGCGCTGGACAAGGTGGTTGTGCGCCCCTTGCGGCAGTTGCAGGCTTTTGCTTCAGACGTTGCGGACGGCAATCTTGAGTCCTCCCTGACGATCAACCTGCGCAATGAAATTGGTCATCTGGCTGACAGCCTGCGCAGCATGGTAGGCAGTCTCAAGGCCAAGATCGCCGAGGCTGATGAAAAAAGCCGTCTGGCGCAGGAAGAATCGGAACGCGCCGCCAGTGCAACAAAAGAAGCTGAAGCCGCCCGCATGGCTGCCGAACAGGCCAAGGCCGATGGCATGCTGCATGCCGCCACCGAGCTTGAAGGCGTTGTGGAGG encodes the following:
- a CDS encoding hydratase → MIEIVNSSVVIDANGISMAEEARAKGVDIEAARKNSLSARILAAHNTGTDDNVLRIRFDAMASHDITYVGIVQTARASGLKEFPVPYALTNCHNSLCAVGGTINEDDHLFGLSAARKYGGIFVPPHLAVIHQYVREMMTKCGGMILGSDSHTRYGALGVMAIGEGGPELVKQLLGKTYDVTNPQKVAVWLEGTPRPGVGPQDVALAIIGAVFKNGFVKNKVMEFMGPGVAGLSVEYRCGIDVMTTETTCLSSIWTTDEKVRDYMTMHGRAGDYAELRLEGPACYDGLIRVDLSRIVPMIALPFHPSNVYPVAEVAKHGAELLAEVEAEAQRQFGDAAKGLNMRAKVRDGGVWVDQGIIAGCAGGNFENIALAAAILDGKSTGNQAFNLAVYPASEPQGLALVKNGATAKLMLAGAVMKTAFCGPCFGAGDTPAHGALSIRHTTRNFPNREGSKPSNGQVSTVALMDARSIAATAANGGRLTPATELDWSAPTLANVDLSYSFEPLIYHSRVYNGFGKAEPEAQLVRGPNIADWPSMSPLPEHLLLQVVSVITDPVTTTDELIPSGETSSLRSNPLKLAEYTLSRKDPGYVGRAKAVNAMEAARLANPANAELLAKARGLFAVCGLDVLQGAADLKQVGLGSTIFAVKPGDGSAREQAASCQKVLGGWANMAVEYATKRYRSNLINWGMLPFIVDPSLADSLKVGDWLVVPNVRSAVQNADPSFTGYVASEDGQAQQINLALKELTSDERKIILNGCLINFYNS
- the plsY gene encoding glycerol-3-phosphate 1-O-acyltransferase PlsY; translation: MLEVLWIALAYVLGSVPWGLVIAKTFCRIDPRESGSRSTGATNVARLCGFGWGVATLACDVCKGAVPVWLAFRINPSPVFVSVVGLACVLGHVFSCFMKFKGGKAVATSIGVFLPLAFWHLLAASALCCLVIWRSGFVSLGSLTLVVALAVALAVTGQWAWLPLALCVCAVVVWKHKENIARLRAGTENSWLKGKHSEKQEDKG
- the thrC gene encoding threonine synthase — its product is MAHADFPAYRGRMEYVCLDCGARHPGDSLLYTCPQCGGVFLLENLDFDKLKERSGAEWRELFDARSASRSTALRGIFRFYELLAPLLDEDDIVYLGEGITPIIEAAPALRDRVGVPFAYKNDGQNPSASFKDRGMACAFSYLKWLCRRNKWDEVLTVCASTGDTSAAAALYASYVGAPLKSVVLLPHGKVTPQQLSQPLGSGATVLELPGVFDDCMKVVELLAENYRVALLNSKNSWRILGQESYAYETAQWYGWDMTDLCLFVPIGNAGNVTAIMCGFLKMLELGIISSLPRVFGVQSEHADPVWRYYDAPKDARHWQPVTVTPSVAQAAMIGNPVSFPRVRKLAEVFIEKGGEGAFQVVRVTEQQIMDAMIVANRHGHIACTQGGECLAGLMNAKALGLISDKEHAVLDATAHALKFAGFQDMYFNDSFPPEYGVTPDKSLANKPELLLPESARQGREVAEFARMGADAVAGRLSLQKK
- a CDS encoding ribonuclease catalytic domain-containing protein, with product MSDCVRYPAPGCVVEYMEGNAVQIALVTEEVGGRLRLLLPNRRETRLNSSRLLPWIGPMHGADMGREDAVRVLEAHRQNREDMAVQIPVMDVWELAQGEVEAAPASWFAELFESDPTTDHVAAYGRALLACKSHFRFQPPDFQVFSADMVEKRMAEEKIRLERESLIAGGAAFLRLLWDVACRKRELPQPPREGAALGEWPSQEVAERLEEVLFSRMIDPESQEWENIWRTLSKGMPDVPHLPLQLLVAWGKVPPHYNFWLDRAGYASGDTWWQACADEVESLAAAGRDPQAALAKNGQPGSLDVCDLPCISIDSATTRDVDDAFHVEAEGDGWALTLMLACPSLFWNFGGPLDKMVLHRGTSIYLPEGDCHMLPEVLGTDAYSLLAGQTRPALSVLVHVAADGTLGECEISVVQTSLAANLTYVDSQAVLDAQAAGEPLPQNAATPYAEQLRLGLELARQRQTARIADGAVIMDRPDPVIRLEGEGADVRVEVGLDYQASDAQMLVAEMMILASAAVAQWAADQGVAMLHRVQDVALPREYAGIWTTPQDMTRIMRALTPSGLEVQARPHAALGLARYTPVTSPLRRYPDLVNEEQLVHFFRTGAPRWTEAELTDLLNVLSPALDAAGQVQRFRPRYWKLLFFRQKGDKVWWNGVITEENDAFITVSLPDQGMFVRGKRRLFDERSHPGLAVDVRIGKVQPLYNEIMILEAVTAG
- a CDS encoding LysE family translocator is translated as MISLDTLLLFVPMAAILVMLPGPDFALIAKISLMNGRPQGQAAAVGVALGICVHTTAAMLGISAIIAQSVLWFSILKYVGAAYLVWLGIQAIRAGQRAGQPVSAAVVKTAQEPNPARSVQRLTLRQWLHFFGQGFLTNALNPKAVLIFLTFLPQFMDPHAPLAPQFLTLGSIMSGLCLFWYVPLAYMLGRIRHIFENSRFQKWMQRCTGLVFIAFGLKLATAQAR
- the icd gene encoding NADP-dependent isocitrate dehydrogenase, with translation MNKRIYWIEGDGIGPEIWKAARPVIEAALAAENTGINLEWTELLAGDKAVKETGSPLPEETMQTLRSAELAMKGPLGTPVGTGIRSLNVALRQGLDLYACIRPVRHFEGLETPVKHPERVNMVIFRENTEDVYAGVEFAAGTPEARKLITFLREELGVNKVDDTAAVGIKPMTEAGSKRLVRRALRFALDQKQQSLTLVHKGNIMKFTEGAFRQWGYDVAAQEFGDLTCTEKEPVAGRLVVKDRIADAMFQEALLRPEQYQILATPNLNGDYISDALAAQVGGLGLAPGVNMSDTLAFYEATHGTAPTIAGKDKANPGSVILCGALMLEHIGVPKAAERIRNAVSKAIAAKAVTEDLAAQVPGSRTVGCVEFGEIIGANL
- a CDS encoding histone-lysine N-methyltransferase; this translates as MSNIIHQTGGSRTLVMQEPEKPQLYRELFPYTSVCRTSFDEVLLSPRPADQMRITDTTFRDGQQARPPYTVKQVAKMFDFLHRLGGKTGLITASEFFLYSAKDRKCIDVCRARGYRFPRVTAWIRATKEDLKLARDMEFDETGMLTSVSDYHIFLKLGKTRQQAMDMYVGMAEQALEWGIIPRCHFEDVTRADIYGFCLPLAQRLMELSRQSGMPVKIRLCDTMGYGVPYPGAALPRSVQRIVRCFTDEAGVPGQWLEWHGHNDFHKVLVNGVTAWLYGCGAVNGTLFGFGERTGNTPLEALLVEYISLTGDDAAADTTILSEVADFFEKELHYRIPHNYPFVGRDFNATSAGVHADGLAKNEEIYNIFDTKHLLGRPVPIIITDKTGRAGVAYWINANLNLPNDQQVSKKHPAVGQIYDAIMAVYEETGRTTSFSHEEMEALVQRFMPELFASEYDHMKQLAGELSANIIIRLARSKDLLDLSKHACARLDEFVREFPFIQYCYLTDDQGKLRCSAITDPVYKETYEALPIGYDFSEREWFKMPMKTGDLHIMDVYQSHFTSKLIITVSCAVTDDKDNIVGVIGVDIQLELLLKRARALQQEVAAADDSDND